In Nicotiana tabacum cultivar K326 chromosome 19, ASM71507v2, whole genome shotgun sequence, one DNA window encodes the following:
- the LOC107773691 gene encoding stemmadenine O-acetyltransferase: MQSRKIEIVHMELIRPITPTPNHLRCFKFSLLDQMAFPSSVPLALFYPSPSSYGDDQSYSYEQSRAINSSRLLVLKKCLSETLARFYPFAGRIEENSIECNDDGVPFFEAFAHKYRLEDVLRKPVMDVHFLPHVDQKWSYFHHATFPLVVQVTLFECGGMAIGVCASHKIIDGATLYTLIDAWAVIARGNPASNSCVDIPEFVAASTFLPEPIPHVSPSLSNIVELFQASFDNQHVTKIFSFDASTIASLKANVVSDAVSKPTRVEVVFAVTWKCFMTTSTKTGTSSRLLYNVNIRKRLVPPLPNHCVGNVVAMTTAYKGENDGCDLSTLVSCIRKGISDLSSKYVDESRQDEAILAIPQDSLELALAFFKGEIELYINSWCGYKFYDVDFGWDKPLWVSSINLPVKNFILLMDSRDSDGIDAWVHLKEKDMTVFEQQLIDQLAIGSAK; the protein is encoded by the exons ATGCAAAGTAGAAAGATTGAGATAGTTCACATGGAACTCATTAGACCTATTACTCCCACTCCCAATCACTTAAGATGCTTCAAATTCTCTCTTTTGGATCAAATGGCATTTCCCTCTTCTGTTCCTTTAGCTCTATTTTATCCATCTCCATCTTCATATGGTGATGATCAATCCTATTCATATGAGCAATCAAGGGCAATCAATTCATCAAGATTACTTGTTTTGAAGAAATGTTTGAGTGAAACTCTTGCTCGCTTTTACCCTTTTGCAGGACGAATTGAAGAGAACTCAATTGAATGTAATGACGATGGTGTACCCTTCTTCGAGGCTTTTGCCCATAAATATCGGTTGGAAGACGTTCTTAGAAAGCCCGTTATGGATGTACATTTTCTTCCCCATGTTGATCAAAAGTGGTCGTACTTCCATCATGCAACTTTTCCACTAGTTGTTCAAGTCACCCTTTTCGAATGTGGAG GTATGGCTATTGGTGTATGTGCTTCTCACAAAATTATCGATGGTGCCACGTTGTACACCCTCATCGATGCATGGGCAGTCATTGCGCGTGGCAACCCAGCTAGTAATTCATGTGTGGACATTCCAGAATTTGTTGCTGCTTCAACATTCTTACCAGAACCTATTCCTCATGTTTCTCCCAGCTTGTCTAATATAGTTGAATTATTCCAAGCTTCTTTTGATAATCAACATGTAACTAAAATTTTTTCCTTTGATGCATCTACTATAGCGTCGCTCAAGGCTAACGTCGTGAGCGACGCTGTATCAAAGCCCACACGTGTCGAAGTCGTGTTCGCTGTGACGTGGAAATGTTTCATGACAACATCAACAAAAACAGGAACATCGTCGCGCTTGTTGTACAACGTCAATATACGAAAGCGGCTTGTCCCCCCCTTGCCTAATCACTGTGTGGGAAACGTTGTTGCAATGACCACCGCATACAAAGGTGAGAACGATGGTTGTGATTTATCCACCCTTGTTTCTTGTATTAGAAAAGGAATTTCAGATTTGAGTTCCAAATATGTGGATGAATCGAGACAAGATGAGGCAATTTTGGCCATTCCTCAAGATAGCTTGGAACTAGCACTTGCATTTTTTAAAGGGGAGATAGAGTTGTATATTAATAGTTGGTGTGGCTACAAATTTTATGATGTTGATTTTGGTTGGGACAAACCTTTATGGGTTAGTTCAATCAACCTGCCAGTCAAGAATTTTATTCTACTGATGGATTCAAGAGATAGTGATGGAATAGATGCATGGGTGCATTTAAAGGAGAAAGACATGACAGTTTTTGAGCAACAGCTAATTGACCAACTAGCAATTGGATCTGCCAAATAA